In Natronoarchaeum philippinense, a single window of DNA contains:
- a CDS encoding type II/IV secretion system ATPase subunit, which translates to MTDGPSLEVPTTPRESIAQEGDAVPPPLPPDDPEAWYASDVREQYELYPGVVATIYDREEAFEYEVREPPLSATDVVALETIRDYFEDAALARPLTREGTVERMNEGFDPKYEQIIDRLVSCSAAARRRVGYRAFRDLRCLGELTPLAVDDRIEVADTADDRLVVHTENYAPARTTFPAEPKFIERFVSERLTSYTVSFQEFEVPVVIYREHLLGRDSFTTKYAVQEPDLLPGDETLVEECKERIWEANVDGLVDDRKSFVRSRARTFLSRQLTARRTRAWVDATRFRLQRALAEYDLAVPPIEGRYSADRLSDLVYYVLRDYVGEGTLTVPIRDRHLEDIEANRVGERIKVLPRGSVGHDERMPTNLAFEDESTFINVVTQLAAADGTELNASNPSAKVNLAPEGVPDDVTIRCAVALGVISEDGPHISIRKQSPEAMTPIDLLERGSVSEEMVALLWMLYEHHGVVLFSGPTGVGKTTLLNAHMPFIPFRDRPISIDEGSREVRLPHETGVSLTTRDHESEYKQVTMADLMTECNYLNPDVEVLAEINTPASFETFAESLNTGHGIIGTTHAEDVEKLVNRVVEQGMAPYLLRELDLVVFPRHVGGDRYVGDLVEFLTADEFEHVDGECGVVKKQGDEIYWNRIGGTDQSGRFTFEYAHPKLETTVEAASIDWSDRSRATVLNETATDERQAAPDGGEFGGEWGADDERECNMRVFHALARRTDRPVGAVEAEFHRKHRYVRYLRRDGANDFEELFEFLADLRTNEAATVERASTGPSEAADE; encoded by the coding sequence ATGACCGATGGGCCGTCGCTGGAAGTTCCGACGACGCCGCGCGAGTCGATCGCCCAAGAGGGCGACGCTGTGCCGCCGCCACTGCCGCCCGACGATCCCGAAGCGTGGTATGCGTCCGACGTTCGTGAGCAGTACGAGCTCTATCCCGGCGTCGTCGCAACGATCTACGATCGGGAGGAAGCGTTCGAGTACGAGGTGCGCGAACCGCCGCTCTCGGCGACCGACGTGGTTGCACTCGAAACGATCAGGGACTACTTCGAGGACGCCGCCCTCGCGCGGCCGTTGACCCGCGAGGGGACCGTCGAACGGATGAACGAGGGGTTCGATCCCAAGTACGAGCAGATCATCGACCGGCTGGTGTCCTGCTCGGCGGCTGCGCGCCGACGGGTGGGCTACCGTGCGTTCCGTGACCTACGCTGTCTGGGCGAACTGACGCCGCTGGCAGTCGACGATCGTATCGAAGTAGCCGACACTGCCGACGATCGGCTCGTCGTCCACACCGAGAACTACGCACCGGCGAGAACGACGTTTCCCGCCGAACCGAAGTTCATCGAGCGGTTCGTCAGCGAGCGACTAACCAGCTACACCGTCAGCTTTCAGGAGTTCGAAGTTCCGGTCGTCATCTATCGGGAGCATCTGCTCGGCAGGGACTCGTTCACGACGAAATACGCCGTTCAGGAGCCGGACCTGCTGCCCGGTGACGAGACCCTAGTCGAGGAGTGTAAAGAACGAATCTGGGAGGCCAACGTCGACGGACTGGTCGACGACCGCAAGTCGTTCGTTCGTAGTCGCGCCCGAACGTTTCTCTCCCGGCAACTCACCGCGCGCCGGACGCGAGCGTGGGTCGACGCGACGCGGTTCCGACTGCAGCGTGCCCTCGCGGAGTACGATCTCGCGGTCCCACCCATCGAAGGTCGGTACTCGGCGGACAGGCTCTCTGATCTCGTGTACTACGTGCTCCGCGACTACGTCGGCGAGGGGACGCTCACGGTCCCGATCAGGGACCGCCACCTCGAAGACATCGAGGCCAACCGCGTCGGCGAGCGCATCAAGGTGCTGCCCCGTGGGAGTGTCGGTCACGACGAGCGAATGCCGACGAATCTCGCGTTCGAGGACGAGTCGACGTTTATCAACGTCGTCACCCAACTCGCGGCCGCCGACGGCACCGAACTGAACGCATCGAATCCCAGCGCGAAGGTCAATCTAGCTCCGGAGGGCGTTCCGGACGACGTGACGATCCGCTGTGCGGTAGCGTTGGGGGTGATCAGCGAGGACGGCCCGCACATCTCGATCCGAAAGCAATCTCCCGAGGCGATGACGCCGATCGACCTGCTGGAGCGCGGGAGCGTCTCCGAAGAGATGGTCGCGCTGCTGTGGATGCTGTACGAGCACCACGGCGTCGTGTTGTTCTCCGGTCCGACTGGTGTCGGGAAAACGACATTACTCAATGCCCATATGCCATTTATACCCTTCCGCGACCGTCCGATCAGCATCGACGAAGGATCGCGAGAGGTGCGCCTACCGCACGAAACTGGCGTCTCGCTGACAACCAGAGACCACGAGAGCGAGTACAAACAGGTGACGATGGCGGATCTGATGACCGAATGTAACTATCTTAATCCTGATGTCGAGGTGCTCGCGGAGATCAACACGCCAGCGAGTTTCGAGACGTTCGCCGAGTCGCTCAACACCGGTCACGGTATCATCGGCACGACCCACGCAGAAGACGTCGAAAAGCTCGTTAACCGCGTCGTCGAGCAGGGAATGGCCCCGTACCTGTTGCGCGAACTCGATCTGGTCGTGTTCCCACGACACGTCGGCGGCGATCGGTACGTCGGCGACCTCGTGGAGTTTCTCACCGCCGACGAGTTCGAACACGTCGACGGCGAATGCGGCGTCGTCAAAAAACAGGGCGACGAAATCTACTGGAACCGGATCGGTGGGACAGACCAGTCCGGCCGGTTCACGTTCGAGTACGCGCACCCGAAACTGGAGACGACGGTCGAAGCGGCGAGCATCGACTGGTCAGACCGGAGCAGAGCCACGGTGCTCAACGAGACTGCAACCGACGAGCGACAGGCCGCCCCCGACGGCGGCGAGTTCGGCGGCGAGTGGGGTGCTGACGACGAGCGCGAGTGCAACATGCGCGTGTTTCACGCTTTGGCCCGGCGAACCGACCGGCCGGTCGGCGCCGTCGAAGCGGAGTTCCACCGCAAACACCGGTACGTTCGGTATCTACGGCGCGACGGTGCGAACGACTTCGAGGAACTGTTCGAATTCCTCGCTGACCTTCGGACTAACGAGGCGGCGACCGTCGAACGGGCCAGCACCGGTCCCAGCGAGGCCGCCGATGAGTAG
- a CDS encoding ABC transporter ATP-binding protein, which produces MVAIEVDGLTKSYGDVVAVDDLSVAVEDGEIFGLLGPNGAGKSTLINVLCTLLPPTAGTARVAGHDVQTAGDDVRSSIGVVFQEPALDEELTGEENLTFHGRLYGMGGSTLHDRIDEVLDLVDLADRRDERVGGYSGGMARRLELARGLLHRPEVLFLDEPTVGLDARTRRDTREYVRRLNEETGTTVVLTTHYMDEADALCDRVAIVDEGEIVALDAPEALKSSLGGDVVSLAVEGSAAPLRARLDAAPWASEYTTTDSGLRVTIERGDAHVADLVRLADDEGVSISGIDVRKPNLETVFLSLTGATLAEREADAPTDADVGTGSSPQTDAAGAPAEAGTSGGER; this is translated from the coding sequence ATGGTAGCGATCGAGGTCGACGGGCTGACGAAATCCTACGGCGATGTCGTCGCGGTGGACGACCTCTCGGTCGCAGTCGAGGACGGCGAGATCTTCGGACTGCTGGGGCCGAACGGGGCCGGCAAGTCGACGCTGATCAACGTTCTCTGTACGCTGTTGCCGCCGACGGCGGGGACGGCGCGGGTCGCCGGACACGACGTGCAGACGGCGGGCGACGACGTTCGCTCGTCGATCGGCGTCGTGTTCCAAGAGCCCGCGCTCGACGAGGAGCTGACAGGCGAAGAGAACCTGACGTTCCACGGCCGTCTCTACGGGATGGGCGGCTCGACGCTGCACGACCGGATCGACGAGGTGCTCGATCTGGTCGATCTCGCGGATCGGCGCGACGAACGCGTCGGGGGCTACTCCGGCGGGATGGCGCGCCGGCTGGAACTCGCTCGCGGGCTGTTGCACCGGCCCGAGGTGCTGTTTCTCGACGAGCCGACGGTCGGCCTCGACGCACGGACGCGCCGGGACACCCGCGAGTACGTCCGCCGACTCAACGAGGAGACCGGCACGACGGTCGTCCTGACGACTCACTACATGGACGAGGCCGACGCGCTCTGTGACCGCGTTGCGATCGTCGACGAGGGCGAGATCGTCGCGCTCGATGCGCCCGAGGCGCTCAAGTCCTCGCTCGGCGGGGACGTGGTCTCGCTGGCCGTCGAGGGGTCGGCGGCGCCGCTTCGCGCTCGGCTGGACGCCGCGCCGTGGGCGAGCGAGTACACCACCACGGACTCGGGGCTGCGCGTCACGATCGAGCGCGGCGACGCCCACGTCGCGGACCTCGTTCGACTGGCCGACGACGAGGGCGTGTCGATCTCCGGCATCGACGTTCGCAAGCCGAATCTCGAAACGGTGTTTCTCTCGCTCACCGGCGCGACGCTGGCCGAGCGGGAAGCCGACGCGCCGACCGACGCCGATGTCGGGACGGGCAGTTCCCCACAGACCGACGCCGCCGGCGCGCCCGCCGAGGCCGGGACGAGCGGTGGTGAGCGATGA
- a CDS encoding NAD-dependent epimerase/dehydratase family protein: MRVLLIGGTGLISTGITRQLVEAGHEAVCMTRGEADADVPEAVEFVHGDRNDGERLDAVARETDADCVIDMVCFDAEQARAAVDAFADRVDQYVFCSTVDVYHRPPERNPVVESAAREPGVSEYGRNKAAAEDVFLDAHGDAFETTVLRPWSTYGEGGDVLHTLGVGSYYIDRIRRGKPIVVHGDGTSLWGPCHRDDVAAAFVGAVGNEAAYGETYHVTSEEVITWNQYHRRVARALDAPEPELVHIPTDQLRAALPERTHLLENHFQYSTVFDNAKARRDLGFEYTISFEDGVRRTVAALDERDAVDPWDSENDDAVVEAWRESAGSFVAQFE, encoded by the coding sequence ATGAGAGTATTACTCATCGGCGGCACGGGACTCATCTCGACAGGGATCACCAGACAGCTCGTCGAGGCCGGGCACGAAGCCGTCTGCATGACGCGCGGTGAGGCGGACGCCGACGTACCCGAGGCAGTGGAGTTCGTCCACGGCGACCGGAACGACGGCGAGCGGCTCGACGCCGTCGCCCGAGAGACCGACGCCGACTGCGTGATCGACATGGTCTGTTTCGACGCCGAGCAGGCCCGCGCCGCCGTGGACGCCTTCGCCGACCGGGTCGACCAGTACGTCTTCTGCTCGACGGTCGACGTGTACCACCGGCCGCCCGAGCGCAACCCAGTTGTGGAATCAGCTGCGCGCGAGCCCGGCGTCAGCGAGTACGGCCGGAACAAGGCTGCCGCCGAGGACGTGTTTCTCGACGCCCACGGCGACGCCTTCGAGACGACCGTGCTCCGGCCGTGGAGCACCTACGGCGAGGGCGGCGACGTGCTCCACACGCTCGGGGTAGGTAGCTACTACATCGACCGCATCCGTCGTGGGAAACCGATCGTCGTCCACGGCGACGGCACCTCGCTGTGGGGACCCTGCCATCGGGACGACGTGGCGGCGGCGTTCGTCGGGGCGGTCGGCAACGAGGCCGCCTACGGCGAGACCTACCACGTCACCAGCGAGGAGGTGATCACGTGGAACCAGTACCACCGCCGAGTCGCCCGCGCGCTCGACGCCCCCGAGCCCGAACTGGTCCACATTCCGACCGACCAGCTCCGGGCGGCGCTGCCCGAGCGCACCCATCTGCTGGAGAATCACTTCCAGTACAGCACCGTGTTCGACAACGCGAAAGCGCGCCGAGATCTCGGCTTCGAGTACACGATCAGTTTCGAGGACGGCGTCCGACGCACCGTCGCGGCGCTCGACGAGCGCGACGCCGTCGATCCGTGGGACAGCGAGAACGACGACGCCGTCGTCGAGGCGTGGCGCGAGTCGGCCGGGAGCTTCGTCGCGCAGTTCGAGTGA
- a CDS encoding DoxX family protein: MASTEVELRSTIGGFTATGRLHTLSVWFIFALRLMMGIAFFQSGFGKVLAGNFSAAGYLNNAPAANGSPVAGLFEAMGSSALFVDFVNVAVPWGEVLIGLGLIFGALTRLAAFWGAFMMLLFYLGNWDVAHGYINGDFAYMLVFLSVAAFGAGRILGIDAYLEQYDVGGQPLVERYPWMRYILG, from the coding sequence ATGGCATCCACAGAGGTCGAGCTTCGGAGCACGATCGGCGGTTTCACCGCGACCGGACGGCTTCACACGTTGAGCGTTTGGTTCATCTTTGCCCTTCGGCTGATGATGGGGATCGCCTTCTTCCAGAGCGGTTTCGGCAAGGTGCTCGCGGGGAATTTTAGCGCCGCGGGCTACCTCAACAACGCACCGGCAGCCAACGGCAGCCCAGTCGCCGGCCTCTTCGAGGCGATGGGTAGTTCCGCCCTGTTCGTCGACTTCGTCAACGTCGCGGTGCCGTGGGGCGAGGTGCTGATCGGACTCGGCCTGATCTTCGGCGCCCTGACGCGGCTGGCGGCGTTTTGGGGCGCGTTCATGATGCTGCTGTTCTACCTCGGGAACTGGGATGTCGCCCACGGGTACATCAACGGCGACTTCGCGTACATGCTCGTGTTCCTCTCGGTGGCCGCCTTCGGCGCCGGGCGCATCCTCGGCATCGACGCCTACCTCGAACAGTACGATGTCGGTGGTCAGCCGCTCGTCGAGCGGTATCCGTGGATGCGGTACATTCTGGGCTGA
- a CDS encoding ZIP family metal transporter, which yields MVSIVELFVGVAGDNPVIQGLVGGLVIATLNLLGASLVLVWRDPSRRALDGALGFAAGVMLAAAFTSLIIPGIEQYSDGNPIPTLVGIALGAAFLDRADGLVPHAHYLLTGGKRADGANPTESLPLDDDRLTPVVLFVLAITLHNMPEGLAVGVGFGSGDVASAIPLMLAIGIQNIPEGLAVSVAAINAGLDRRAYAVFAGVRSGAVEIPLAVLGALAVSAVEPLLPYAMGFAAGAMLFVISDEIIPETHTRGYERIATLGLMAGVVGMLYLDISLG from the coding sequence ATGGTTTCGATAGTCGAGTTGTTCGTCGGCGTCGCCGGTGACAACCCGGTGATACAGGGACTGGTCGGCGGCCTCGTCATTGCGACGCTGAACCTGCTCGGGGCGTCGCTGGTGCTCGTCTGGCGCGACCCCTCGCGGCGCGCACTAGACGGCGCGCTCGGCTTCGCGGCCGGCGTGATGCTCGCCGCGGCGTTTACCAGCCTCATCATCCCCGGCATCGAGCAGTACTCCGATGGGAATCCCATCCCGACGCTCGTCGGCATCGCACTCGGCGCCGCCTTTCTCGACCGCGCCGATGGGCTGGTGCCCCACGCCCACTACCTGCTGACGGGCGGGAAGCGAGCCGACGGCGCTAATCCGACCGAGTCGCTCCCGCTCGACGACGATCGGCTGACGCCCGTCGTCCTGTTCGTGCTGGCGATCACGCTCCACAACATGCCCGAAGGGCTGGCTGTCGGCGTCGGCTTCGGGTCGGGCGACGTGGCGAGCGCGATCCCGCTGATGCTTGCGATCGGCATCCAGAACATTCCCGAGGGGCTCGCCGTTTCGGTCGCTGCGATCAACGCCGGACTGGATCGGCGCGCCTACGCGGTCTTTGCCGGCGTGCGCTCGGGCGCCGTCGAAATCCCGCTAGCGGTGCTCGGCGCGCTTGCGGTCAGCGCCGTCGAGCCGCTGTTGCCCTACGCGATGGGCTTTGCCGCCGGCGCGATGCTGTTTGTCATCTCCGACGAGATCATTCCCGAAACCCACACTCGCGGCTACGAGCGGATCGCTACGCTGGGGCTGATGGCCGGCGTCGTCGGGATGCTGTATCTGGATATTAGTCTGGGCTGA
- a CDS encoding PAS domain-containing protein, whose amino-acid sequence MSRDRSEDHHRLRRRQETLLELTTNEAVVDGNFEAAARQITEAAVEILGVSRVNIWLFDDDITVMRCVDHFDAETGEHSSGRELAIGNYSRYFQALKSHRTIAVTDTHSDERTRELVADYLGPNDIASLLDATLRSEGEVVGVVCFEHVGETREWTGDDVQFAGDLADIVHRALRNRESAAQREQLEFRQSLLEAQHEAFPNGVLVVNDDGDILSYNDRFRELWGVSTELLNDGSVDEVFAAIRSSVADEDAFRQAIEQLFETPRTTSSGVLELDDGRTVEWYSTAVTGSSGAHYGRLWITRDITARRDSQAELERKNRAIDEAPIGITLADANHPDNAVSYVNDQFTDITGYSKAETLGRNCRFLQGDHTEAEPVAELRAAIEEEQATTVELRNYRKDGSKFWNRVTIAPVRDEDGAVVNYVGFQRDVTEYREATRQLKVLHRVLRHNLSNQLTIIRGYADEVARSTNGEVAEMAAVIVEEIDRLVDVMDKHREIVRLLDEQPPPLRLDLDATVDRVVDDIRQEYPEAELSVTRPDETIGDVRAIPALEHALHELLVNAIIHDESDAPTVGVEISPDGDDTVSVRITDRGPKIPPEEAQILTGEQEVTPLDHGIGMGLWLVYLVVTLSQGDVELEANSDEKSIVHVELPRAT is encoded by the coding sequence ATGAGTCGGGACCGCAGCGAAGACCATCACCGCCTTCGTCGCAGACAGGAGACGCTGCTGGAGCTGACGACGAACGAGGCGGTCGTCGACGGCAACTTCGAGGCTGCCGCCCGACAGATCACGGAGGCCGCGGTCGAAATCCTCGGCGTCTCCCGGGTCAACATCTGGCTGTTCGACGACGACATCACGGTGATGCGCTGTGTGGATCACTTCGACGCCGAGACCGGCGAGCACTCCTCGGGCAGGGAACTCGCCATCGGCAACTACTCGCGGTACTTTCAGGCCCTCAAGAGCCACCGGACGATCGCCGTTACCGATACACACTCCGACGAGCGAACGCGCGAACTCGTCGCGGACTATCTCGGGCCCAACGACATCGCCTCGCTGCTGGATGCGACGCTCCGATCGGAAGGGGAAGTCGTCGGCGTCGTCTGCTTCGAGCACGTTGGTGAAACCCGCGAGTGGACCGGCGACGACGTGCAGTTCGCCGGCGATCTCGCCGACATCGTTCATCGCGCGCTGCGCAACAGAGAAAGCGCTGCACAGCGCGAGCAACTGGAGTTTCGCCAGTCGCTGCTGGAAGCCCAGCACGAGGCGTTTCCCAACGGCGTTCTCGTCGTCAACGACGACGGCGACATTCTCTCGTACAACGATCGATTTCGGGAGCTCTGGGGCGTCTCGACGGAGCTGCTCAACGATGGGAGCGTCGACGAGGTCTTCGCTGCCATCCGATCGTCCGTAGCCGACGAGGACGCCTTTCGACAAGCGATCGAGCAACTGTTCGAGACGCCGCGGACGACCAGCAGCGGCGTGCTCGAACTCGACGATGGCCGGACGGTCGAGTGGTACTCGACGGCGGTCACGGGCAGTTCGGGCGCCCACTACGGCCGCCTCTGGATCACGAGAGATATCACAGCTCGCAGGGACAGCCAAGCCGAACTGGAGCGCAAGAATCGCGCGATCGACGAGGCGCCGATCGGCATCACGCTCGCCGACGCCAATCACCCGGACAACGCCGTCAGCTACGTCAACGACCAGTTCACCGATATCACTGGCTACAGCAAGGCGGAGACGCTCGGCCGCAACTGCCGATTCTTGCAGGGCGACCACACCGAGGCGGAACCGGTCGCCGAGCTCCGGGCCGCGATCGAGGAGGAACAAGCAACGACGGTCGAACTCCGGAACTACCGCAAAGACGGCAGCAAGTTCTGGAATCGGGTGACGATCGCGCCGGTGCGAGACGAAGACGGCGCCGTGGTCAACTACGTCGGCTTCCAGCGAGACGTGACCGAGTACAGGGAGGCGACGCGCCAGTTGAAAGTGCTGCACCGCGTGTTGCGTCACAACCTCTCGAATCAGCTGACGATCATCCGCGGGTACGCCGACGAAGTCGCCCGCAGTACGAACGGCGAAGTCGCCGAGATGGCGGCTGTGATCGTCGAGGAGATCGATCGACTGGTCGACGTGATGGACAAACACCGCGAGATCGTACGCTTGCTCGACGAACAACCGCCGCCGTTGCGGCTCGACCTCGACGCTACCGTCGACCGCGTGGTCGACGACATCCGACAGGAGTACCCCGAAGCGGAACTGTCGGTCACCCGCCCCGACGAGACGATCGGGGACGTGCGTGCGATTCCAGCCCTCGAACACGCGCTCCACGAGCTGCTGGTCAACGCGATCATCCACGACGAAAGCGACGCACCGACCGTCGGCGTCGAAATCTCCCCCGACGGCGACGATACTGTCAGCGTTCGGATCACCGATCGAGGGCCGAAGATCCCTCCGGAAGAAGCGCAAATCCTCACCGGCGAACAGGAAGTGACGCCCCTCGACCACGGCATCGGAATGGGGCTGTGGCTGGTGTATCTGGTCGTGACGCTCTCGCAGGGCGATGTCGAGCTCGAAGCGAACTCCGACGAGAAAAGTATCGTCCACGTCGAACTCCCCCGAGCAACGTAA
- a CDS encoding type II secretion system F family protein produces the protein MSSPTSVETAGNRTLGGSGPGAVLDRSLYALFGRHADARRHDADRQSYRGTDVRASFDVYISRVYALSWIAFVGVFVTSLALAVSVVPTATGTGLSVASGLTPGVSPVAAGSALVAAAASKRVTIWFGGRYLQWIASARQTDIDRTLPGAVRYLRVLSTGSDDRRAMLRKVAANTEAYGQTAVAFRKALNKATLTGSLSHGLQIVARDTPSRDVLAPFLLKFREHAEQGGEELTSYLRMESRMLSHQQGRARERAESFLELLAELFIVLLVLPSLMVIITTVLSVLSPSLSQPIGSPVGTVTGRQLIVYGSAVFVLSTGLAAAWLVERLRPPDHSEPSYEVPAGVLPTITSAARNPASAVVLSLPIGLGVGASLSSIGVQFVDVVLLSYVAFTVPVGLVAVRRARINDAKDREIKDFVHAVSGHVRLGRPFSEAVERVAADVDLGALQADVDDLAFNVNLTTTEGDLRAAALDRFVERVGTPLAGQTIGLVTGALDAGGDTEDIFETLQTEVGRLHHEKKALRSAMLVYVTVGWTTALLVIGIVVAVDAYVIDGFAQLSAVSGSSAGVGLDPSGIDPARERYRFYIVTQATMLASGWFAGTASRGRYEALLHSGVLVLIAYAVFSVGGMV, from the coding sequence ATGAGTAGTCCGACATCCGTCGAGACCGCCGGCAACAGGACGCTCGGCGGCAGCGGTCCGGGTGCGGTGCTCGATCGGTCGCTGTACGCGCTATTTGGCCGTCATGCCGACGCCAGACGCCACGACGCCGACAGACAGTCCTACCGCGGGACCGACGTTCGTGCGAGCTTCGACGTGTACATCTCGCGCGTGTACGCCCTCTCGTGGATTGCGTTCGTTGGCGTGTTTGTCACGTCACTGGCGCTTGCGGTCTCCGTCGTTCCCACGGCAACCGGAACGGGTCTTTCGGTCGCCAGTGGTCTCACACCGGGGGTGTCGCCCGTCGCCGCCGGGAGTGCGCTCGTCGCTGCGGCGGCGTCCAAGCGCGTCACGATCTGGTTCGGCGGGCGCTATCTCCAGTGGATCGCAAGCGCTCGCCAGACAGACATCGACCGAACGCTTCCCGGCGCGGTTCGGTACTTACGGGTGCTCTCGACGGGGAGCGACGACCGCCGCGCGATGTTGCGAAAAGTCGCCGCCAACACTGAGGCGTACGGACAGACTGCGGTGGCGTTCCGGAAGGCGCTGAACAAGGCGACGCTGACCGGGAGCCTCAGCCACGGGCTTCAGATCGTCGCGCGGGACACGCCCTCTCGGGACGTCTTAGCGCCGTTCCTGCTCAAATTCCGCGAACACGCCGAGCAGGGTGGCGAGGAGCTGACAAGCTACCTTCGTATGGAGAGCCGGATGCTCTCTCACCAACAGGGACGGGCGCGCGAGCGGGCCGAATCGTTCCTCGAACTGCTCGCTGAGCTGTTCATCGTGTTGTTGGTGTTGCCGTCGCTGATGGTCATTATCACGACCGTGTTGAGCGTGCTCTCGCCGAGTCTCTCGCAACCTATCGGATCGCCCGTCGGCACGGTTACCGGGCGGCAACTGATCGTGTATGGCAGCGCCGTGTTTGTCCTCTCGACCGGACTCGCCGCCGCATGGCTCGTCGAGCGGCTTCGGCCGCCAGACCACTCCGAGCCGTCGTACGAGGTCCCGGCTGGGGTCCTACCGACGATCACGTCTGCAGCGCGCAACCCGGCCAGCGCGGTCGTGCTCTCGCTACCGATCGGCCTCGGCGTCGGGGCCTCGCTCTCATCGATAGGCGTGCAGTTCGTCGATGTCGTCTTGTTGTCGTACGTCGCGTTCACGGTACCGGTCGGACTCGTCGCGGTGCGACGTGCCCGGATCAACGACGCCAAAGACAGAGAGATCAAGGACTTCGTCCACGCAGTCTCCGGCCACGTCCGTCTCGGCCGCCCGTTCTCGGAAGCCGTTGAGCGCGTCGCCGCCGATGTCGATCTGGGTGCATTGCAGGCCGACGTTGATGATCTCGCTTTCAATGTCAACCTCACAACGACCGAGGGAGACCTGCGCGCCGCGGCACTCGATCGGTTCGTCGAACGCGTCGGGACGCCGCTGGCTGGCCAGACGATCGGGCTCGTGACCGGAGCGTTAGACGCCGGTGGCGACACCGAGGACATCTTCGAGACGCTCCAGACCGAGGTCGGACGCCTCCATCACGAAAAGAAAGCGCTGCGGAGCGCAATGCTCGTGTACGTCACCGTCGGCTGGACGACCGCGCTACTCGTGATCGGCATCGTCGTCGCAGTCGACGCCTACGTGATCGACGGGTTCGCACAGCTCTCGGCGGTATCGGGATCGAGCGCCGGCGTCGGGCTGGATCCCAGCGGTATCGATCCGGCGCGCGAGCGTTACCGGTTTTACATCGTGACCCAAGCGACGATGCTCGCCTCGGGCTGGTTCGCGGGAACGGCCAGCCGCGGGCGGTACGAGGCGCTGTTGCACTCCGGCGTGCTCGTGTTGATCGCGTACGCCGTGTTCTCGGTAGGTGGGATGGTGTGA
- a CDS encoding ABC transporter permease, whose amino-acid sequence MSLVDARSIYALWLRDIKRFLRTPSRIIGSVAMPILFLVFLGFGFSDAAIPGLPEGVDYLQYLVPGMVGFTMLFGASFAGMSILSDQEVGFLKEIMVAPVSRTSIVLGRIAGGSTTALVQASLILLLSIPLGFRVTSVFALPLAGVILALIAVTFVGFGVALASQFRDSEGFGLVIQFVIFPLFFLSGAIYPIESLPGAVQLLAYVNPLTYGVDALRAVLVGASANPLAVDLVALVVSSVVMVGVGTYLFERVEAV is encoded by the coding sequence ATGAGCCTCGTCGACGCCCGGAGCATCTACGCCCTCTGGCTGCGCGACATCAAGCGATTTCTCCGGACGCCCTCGCGGATCATCGGCTCGGTCGCCATGCCGATCCTGTTCCTCGTGTTCCTCGGGTTCGGATTCAGCGACGCGGCGATCCCCGGACTGCCCGAAGGCGTCGACTACCTCCAGTACCTCGTCCCCGGAATGGTCGGCTTCACGATGCTGTTTGGCGCCTCCTTCGCCGGGATGTCGATTCTCTCGGATCAGGAGGTCGGTTTCCTCAAGGAGATCATGGTCGCCCCGGTGAGCCGCACCTCGATCGTCCTCGGCCGGATCGCGGGCGGATCGACGACCGCGCTCGTGCAGGCGTCTCTCATCCTACTGCTCTCGATCCCGCTCGGGTTTCGGGTGACCAGCGTGTTCGCCCTGCCGCTCGCGGGCGTCATTCTCGCGTTGATCGCGGTGACGTTCGTCGGCTTCGGCGTCGCGCTGGCCTCGCAGTTCCGCGACAGCGAGGGGTTCGGACTCGTCATCCAGTTCGTCATCTTCCCGCTGTTTTTCCTCTCGGGCGCGATCTACCCGATCGAGAGCCTTCCCGGCGCGGTCCAACTGCTCGCCTACGTCAACCCCCTGACCTACGGCGTCGACGCGCTGCGCGCGGTGCTGGTCGGCGCCTCGGCGAACCCGCTCGCGGTCGATCTGGTCGCGCTCGTCGTCTCGTCGGTCGTGATGGTCGGCGTCGGGACGTACCTGTTCGAGCGCGTCGAGGCGGTCTGA